One stretch of Zingiber officinale cultivar Zhangliang chromosome 6B, Zo_v1.1, whole genome shotgun sequence DNA includes these proteins:
- the LOC121988699 gene encoding probable inactive receptor kinase At1g48480, which produces MASVPLLLLLSVAVVVASAADLTSDRAALLDFRAALYGATNWWNVSEDSPCSWDGVTCEGGRVTELRLPGSSLNGSIPSRTIGNLTALRALSLRYNHLSGTLPPDFSALVSLRYLYLQNNRLSGDIPSVLFSLPQLVYLDLAANSLAGSIPVGFNNLTALEVLFLEQNRLSGEIPDLLLSSLVQFNVSFNQLNGSIPAWLRGMPASSFIGNSLCGSPLDPCPAEGGGGGSKLSDGAIAVIVIGSVIGFATLLVLIIFLFFRKKKKKGFPEEKEAERSPSASETTLKIGVLDAEASTLPSRPPPPPLPALARPLSGGRTLVFVGNVQRIYDLEDLLRASAEVLGKGTTSTTYKALLETGFVVAVKRLHDASLPEKSFRERLEAIAALDHPNLVSLQAYYYSKDEKLLVYEHIPDGSLSSILHGNKSSGRTPLNWETRLEIALGAARGIEYIHVKGSELSHGNIKSSNIILSKSNQAYVSDAGLNTLNSTPMPSQRSGGYRAPEVTDVRRVSQKADVYSFGVLLMELLNGRPPTQSSNGDECIDLPRRVRSVARENWNSEVLDPELLKFQNVEQEMAELLELAIDCTAPSPHVRPSMSEVAGRIERIHIRSNLGDQQQG; this is translated from the exons ATGGCTTCCGTCCCCCTCCTCCTTCTCTTATCCGTCGCCGTTGTCGTCGCCTCCGCCGCCGATCTCACCTCTGACCGTGCCGCCCTACTCGATTTCCGCGCCGCCTTGTACGGCGCCACCAATTGGTGGAACGTCTCCGAGGACTCTCCTTGCTCCTGGGACGGAGTCACCTGCGAAGGCGGCCGCGTCACCGAGCTCCGCCTCCCAGGATCTAGCCTCAATGGTTCGATCCCCTCGCGTACGATCGGCAACCTCACCGCCCTCCGAGCCCTCAGCCTCCGCTACAACCACCTCTCCGGTACACTCCCTCCGGATTTCTCCGCCCTCGTCTCCCTCCGCTACCTTTACTTGCAGAACAACCGGCTATCCGGCGATATACCATCCGTTTTATTCAGCCTTCCTCAGCTAGTCTACCTCGATCTCGCCGCGAACTCCCTCGCCGGCTCGATTCCGGTGGGGTTCAACAACCTTACCGCCCTAGAGGTGCTGTTTCTTGAGCAAAATCGACTCTCCGGAGAGATCCCTGACCTCCTTCTGTCGAGTCTCGTCCAGTTCAATGTGTCCTTCAACCAACTTAATGGGTCGATCCCCGCGTGGCTCAGGGGCATGCCGGCGAGCTCCTTCATCGGGAACTCCCTCTGTGGAAGCCCTCTCGACCCCTGCCCCGCCGAAGGTGGAGGCGGAGGGAGCAAGCTTTCTGACGGCGCAATCGCCGTGATCGTTATCGGTTCCGTCATCGGCTTTGCCACTCTCCTCGTCCtcatcatattcctcttctttcgaaagaagaagaaaaagggatttcCTGAGGAAAAGGAGGCGGAGAGGAGTCCATCGGCGTCAGAGACGACGTTGAAAATCGGGGTTCTGGATGCCGAGGCCAGCACTCTCCCATCTCGTCCTCCTCCGCCGCCTCTACCCGCATTGGCTCGCCCATTGAGCGGCGGCCGGACGCTCGTGTTCGTCGGGAACGTTCAGAGAATATATGACCTGGAGGACTTGCTGCGGGCTTCCGCGGAGGTTCTCGGGAAGGGGACGACCAGCACAACCTACAAAGCTTTGCTGGAGACGGGGTTCGTGGTGGCAGTGAAGCGCCTCCACGACGCCAGCCTCCCCGAGAAGAGCTTTCGGGAGAGGCTGGAGGCCATCGCCGCCTTGGACCACCCAAACTTGGTGTCCCTCCAGGCTTACTACTACAGCAAAGACGAGAAGCTTTTGGTCTACGAGCACATACCCGATGGAAGCCTCTCATCCATTCTCCACG GTAACAAATCATCCGGCCGCACTCCTCTGAACTGGGAGACAAGATTAGAGATTGCTCTAGGCGCGGCCCGGGGCATCGAATACATCCATGTCAAGGGCTCTGAGCTTTCTCATGGCAACATCAAGTCATCCAACATCATCCTCTCCAAGTCGAACCAGGCCTATGTCTCGGACGCCGGCTTAAACACTCTGAACTCCACCCCAATGCCCAGCCAACGCTCTGGTGGCTACCGCGCGCCGGAGGTGACTGACGTCCGAAGGGTCTCCCAGAAGGCCGACGTGTACAGCTTCGGAGTGCTCCTCATGGAATTACTCAACGGGAGGCCCCCAACACAGTCCAGCAACGGCGACGAATGCATTGATCTACCAAGACGGGTGAGATCCGTGGCGAGGGAGAATTGGAACTCCGAGGTGCTTGATCCTGAACTGTTGAAGTTTCAGAACGTTGAGCAGGAAATGGCGGAGCTATTGGAGCTGGCAATTGATTGCACCGCCCCTTCACCACACGTCCGACCGTCGATGTCTGAAGTTGCAGGCCGAATCGAAAGGATACACATCCGTTCCAACTTGGGAGATCAACAACAAGGTTAG